CGCCTGGAAAAAAACGGGGGGACGTTCAGTGTGAAGTATGGTATATGGAACATACATGTATCGTTTCTGAATGAATCCGTTATACAATATTTGGCAAACGAGTATCATATCCGCGTGGTTTCGCATCAAAGAACGGTGTCATAAGGGGGGGTTTTTGACATGCAGATCGGATGGGAACGAACCTTTGAAGCTCTGCCGGACCTGGTCGCGCTGATCGATGGGAGCCATCGCATTCTCAGGGTTAACAGTGCCCTGGCCGAGCGCCTGGGCACATCTCCCGATGAATGTATCGGACAGAATTGTTATCGCCTGCTTCACGGGATGGATGAGATCCCCGCCTTCTGTCCCCATCTCCGCCTCCTTGCGGACGGGGCCGTTCACAGCACCCAGGTTCACGAGGAACGCCTGGGGGGAGACTTCATCATCACCGCATCACCGTTCTTCGATGAAAGAGGAGCGCTCGCCGGTTGCGTGCACGTGGCCCGGGACATCACGGAACAGAAGAACATCGAGGACTCGATGCGGCGTCGTGAGGAACAGCTTCGCAATATCGTCGAACACAGTACGAACGTGTTTTTCTCGCATACCCCCGATCATGTTCTGACCTACATGAGCCCGAGGGTCAGAGATGTTCTCGGGTACGAGCCGGAAGAGGCCATGATTCGGTGGACGGAACTGTCTTCCGACAATCCTTTGAACCGGGAAGGGTTCGAGTTGACCCAGCGGGCGATCGACACTGGTGAGCGGCAGACCCCCTACCGGCTTGAGCTTATCAGGAAAGACGGCCGGAAGGTCTGGGTGGAGGTGAATGAAAGCCCCATTGTCCGTGATGGAAAAACTGTTGAAGTCGTCGGTTCTCTGACGGACATCACCGGGCGGCAACACGCCCAGAACGCCCTGCGGGAAAGCGAGGAAAGGTTCAGGACGATCTTCGATTCCGTGAACGATGCGATCACCATCCATGACCTGGCGACGGGTGCCGTTCTCTATTTTAATAAACGGGTCCTTGAATTGACGGGGTATGGACATGAGGAAGCACATCACCTGAACGTGGCGGCACTGAGTTCGGGGATTCATCCCTATACCCCTGAAGAGGCCATCAAATGGCTCAAGAAGGCAGCCGACGGAAAGCCTCACCTGGTCGAGTGGCAGGTGAGGGACAAGGGAGGCCGTCCCTTCTGGGTCGAGGTGAACATGCGGCGTGCCCTGATACAGGGTCAGGATTGCCTCATTATCGCCGCCCGTGACATAACGGACCGCAAGGGGATCGAGGACGCCCTGAAAGACAATGAACGGCGCCTTCGCCTGATCACCAACAACATGCTCGATCTGATCACCGTCGTCGATGTGAACGGCGACATTGAGTTCATGAGTCCCTCGCACCGGCAGGTGCTGGGATATGGACCGGAGGAACTGATCAAAGAATGGGGCGTGGACCTGATCCATCCCGACGACCGCGACATGCTCACCCAGTCGATACGTGATACCATCGCCCGGGGAAAACCCGGTGTGGCCCAGTTCCGGGTCAGGCATGCCGATGGTCATCATGTGTGGCTCGAGACAGTGGGAAACCTGATCCTTGACGAAGATGGAAACCAGGTCGGCCTTATCTTCAGCAGTCGCGACATCACCGAGTGGAAACGCGGGGAGCAGGCGCTCAGAAACGGCGAGGAAAAGTACCGTGAGATCCTCGATAACATTGATGACGGATACTATGAAGTGGACCTGGCCGGGAATTTCACCTTCTTCAACGATGTTCTTCCTCGGTTTATGGGACACTCACGGGATGAATTGATGGGAAGCACCTTCAGGATGGCGATGGATGAGGAAAATGCGGCGAAGGTGTTCCAGATATTTCACGAGGTATATCGGACAGGGGTGCCGCGAAGGCTTGCCCAGTGGGAGAGCACCAAGAAGGATGGTTCAAAGGTGTATGTGGAATCCTCCGTATTTCTCGTGCGGGACGCCGAGGGCCGCCCCGCGGGGTTCCGCGGCGTTGTCAGGGATATCACGGAACGGAAACAGTTCCAGGACAGGCTCCATGCCATGGCCATCACCGACCAGTTGACGGAGCTCCACAACCGTCGAGGGTTCATATCCCTCGCGGGGCAGCAGCTGAAGGCGGCGGTCAGGATGAAGCAGAAGCTCCTGCTCGCCTTCATCGATCTTGACGGCATGAAGCGAATCAATGATGTCTGGGGTCATGAAGAGGGTGACCGGGCGCTGGTGAACGCGGCGAAGGTCCTTCGGCAGACATTCCGCGGTTCCGACATCATCGCCCGTATCGGAGGCGACGAATTCGCCGTCCTCGCCCTCGATGTGACCGAACAGATGCCGGAGATCTTCATGGGGCGCCTCCAGGCACGGCTTGACGACCACAACAGCGGCGAGGACAGGGGATACCTTCTTTCCCTGAGCGTGGGCAATACCTTTTTTGATCCGGAAAATCCCCGCACTCTCGATGAACTCATGTCCGATGCGGACAGGTTGATGTACGAGGAAAAACGCAGAAAATCCGGCTGAACTTCCGTGTCGATCCCCTTCATGAACCGTTTTTCTGAAATTTCACCCCCTGCCAGGTGTCCCGCCGTTCCAGTTCCTTTTCGATGGCGTTGAGAACGTCCAGCTTGTTGCGTCCCCAGTCCGGGGCCAGATAGATGTCGCGGTACCCGTCGGCGGTAAGGCGCTGAACGACCATCCGGGGCGGCAGGAGCTCAAGCATGTCACACACGGTTTCAACGTATTCGTCTTTGGTCATCATCTCTATTTTCCCCTGCCGGTAGAGCTCTCCCGCGCGGGTGCCGTCAAGGGCGAGAAATGAGTGGATCTTGATCCCGTCTACGGGCAGCGAAGCCACGAACCGGGCCGTTTCGAGGATATCCTCGCGGGATTCCCCGGGTAGCCCGACTATGACATGGCAACAGATCAGGATGTTCCGTCCCGCCGTGCGTGTGACGGCATCCGTGAAGGTCTGCACATCATGGCCGCGGTTTATGGATCGCAATGTTCTGTCGTGGGCCGACTGAAGTCCGTATTCGAGCCAGACGTGATACTTCCCTGCGTAGCCTTCGAACAGCTCCAGCACTTCTTCGGGCACGCAATCGGGCCGCGTTCCGACGGCGAGACCCACGATGTCCTCCTGGGCAAGGGCTTCGTCGTAAAGGGCCTTCAGTTTTTCCCGGGGACCGTAGGTGTTGGTGAAGGTCTGAAAATAGGCGATGAATTTGTTTGCTCCCCGCATCCGTTGGAAGAGCTCCCTGGTGCTTCGTATCTGTTCGGTCACCGAGGGAAGGGGCCCCTCCCGTCGGAGTCGGGAGCCGCGGCCGTCGCAGTAGAAACAGCCGCCCACGGCCAGGGTCCCGTCGCGGTTGGGGCAGGTGAATCCCGCATCTATCTGGAGTTTGTGCACGCGACACCCGAAGGTGTTCATCAGATAGCTTTTGAAATCATAGTAACGCTTGCTGTTGTTCCAGAATTCAGGCTTCAGCGGGACACCTCATTTTTTTATTGTCATTTCAGAAGCAATGTTAGTAAACTTCCTAATTTAGTTCAAGTCGGTTATGTGGCAGAGTGGCAAAGGGGCAGAACGACAAAGTGGCAAAGTGGCAGAGGGACAAAAGGGAGGAGAAAAACTCTTGAACCTCGTGGAACCGTTTCAATGGCCGCTTCAAAAGGGATCTTTTCAGGCAACGGACAATAAATGAACGACGGCGGCGGGATGGAAATACAGAGGTTTTTTATACCCCGCGCCGGGTGAATGATATATGAGCTTTCCCGCAGTATTTGATGTCATCGTGGTCGGGGCCGGGCACGCCGGCTGTGAGGCCGCCCTTGCCGCGGCGAGGATGGGCTGTACCACGCTGCTCTTCAACATCAATCTTGACTCGATAGCGCTCATGTCCTGCAATCCCGCCATCGGTGGTCTCGCCAAGGCCCAGCTGGTCAAGGAGATCGACGCATTGGGCGGTGAAATGGCACGGATCGCGGACCGGACGGCCTGTCACTTCAGGCTGCTGAACAGCTCGAAGGGCCCGGCGGTACAGTCCTCCCGGGTCCAGTGTGACAAACAGCTTTACCGCCTCGCCATGAAAGAGGTCGTGGAGAAGCAGCAGAACCTCTATGTCAGGCAGGCCCTGGTGGATGAACTGGTCGTGGAGGGAGGTGAGGTGCGGGGCGTCCTCGATAATACCGGGTTCTTCTATGGCGGAGCGACCGTCGTCGTAACGGCGGGCACCTTCCTGAACGGCCTCGTTCATGTGGGGACCTCGCGACAGCCGGCGGGGCGTGCCGGCGAGATCGCCTCGATCAGCCTGGCGGAGAACCTGAAGAAGCTTGGTTTTGAAATGGGGCGCATGAAAACCGGGACACCGCCGCGCCTGAAGGCCTCATCCATCGATTTTTCCGTTCTCGAGCGGCAGGACAGCGATCCTGATCCCCAGCCCTTTTCCTATTTCACGAACACGCTGCGGGAGGAACGGCTGCCCTCATTTTTCGGTGCCACCACCGCGGACACCCACCGGATCATCAGGGACAATATCATGCTTTCCCCTCTGTATTCCGGTGTCATCAAGGGTGTCAGCGCCCGCTACTGTCCTTCCCTTGAGGACAAGGTGATGCGCTTTTCCGACAAGCAGAGTCATCCGGTGGTGCTCGAGTTTGAAGGTCTGGAGACGGAAGAAGTATATTCCAAGGGACTGGGTAACAGCCTTCCGCTGGAACTCCAGGAAAAGCTGGTCCATTCCGTTCGCGGGCTGGAAGAGGCTGAGATCATGCGGAGCGCCTATGCCATCGAATACGATTATGTGCAGCCCACGCAGCTCAAACAGACCCTTGAGACCAAGCTTGTCAGGGGGCTCTACCTGGCGGGACAGACCAACGGGACCTCGGGATATGAAGAGGCCGCCGCCCAGGGCATGTGGGCCGGTATCAACGCGGCCCTGGCCGTTCAGAAGCGGCCGCCATTCATTCTCGACCGTTCCGAGGCCTACATGGGGGTCCTTGTGGATGACCTGATCACCCGGGGTGTCGATGAACCGTACCGGATGTTCACCTCCCGGGCTGAATACCGCCTCATACTCAGAGAGGATAATGCCGTCTTCCGGCTCATGGGAAAGGGCCATGAACTGGGATTGATCTCCGACGATGCCTGCAGGGAGATAGAAGAGAAGACCCGGCTCATCGAAGCGGGTATCGCCTCCCTCTCATCGAGAAAACTCTATCCCCTGGCTGAAACAAATACCCGCCTTGAGGCGATCGGGACGACGCCGATCAGGAATCCCATCACCCTTTATCAACTCCTCCGGCGGCCCGGCCTCTCATACGATGATCTGAGCGGTTTTGAAGGATGGAAGGAACTTTCGGACCCGGTGGTGAAGAAGCAGATCGAGATAACGGCGAAGTACGAGGGGTACATCAAGCGACAGCAGGAAGCCGTTGAAAAGTTCAGGTCCCTCGAGGAAAAGAAGCTGCCGACCGGCATTGATTACGCTGCCGTTCCCAGCCTGTCAAGCGAGCTGAAGAGGAAGCTGTCGGCGGTGACCCCCGCATCGGTCGGTCAGGCCCAGAGGATTCCCGGCATGACCCAGGCGGCGCTGGCGGCCGTTCTGATACACGCAAAGAAGATGGAACAGGAGAGATAGTATGGCGAACGACGAGCACTTGTCCGGCACGGTTGTTCAACTTATGGAAAAGGGGGTCAGGATCCCGAACCCCCTCGGCGTGGAGATCGGGGACGATATAGACCCCGCCCGGATTTCCGGACGCGGGGTCGTTCTGCACAATGGGACCGGCCTGAGAGGGGAAAAGACCCTCATCGGTCCCGGGTCCGTGCTGGGCGCGGAAGCGCCGGTCACCGTGGTGAACTGCCGGCTCGGCCCGGGTGTGGAACTAAAGGGAGGATATTTCAAGGGATCCGTCTTCCTTGAAAAGGCGAACATGGGATGCGGCGCCCAGGTGCGTGAAGGGTCGATCCTCGAGGAAGAGGCAAACGGCGCTCATACGGTGGGACTGAAACAGACCATCCTGTTTCCTTTCGTGACCCTGGGAAGCCTGGTCAATTTCTGTGATTGCTTGATGGCCGGGGGGACGAGCCGCACGGATCACAGCGAGGTCGGCAGTTCCTATATCCATTTCAATTACACACCGAACCAGGATAAGGCCACGGCATCATTGATCGGCGACGTTCCCCACGGGGTAATGCTCAATCAGCCGCCGATCTTCCTGGGCGGACAGGGAGGGCTTGTCGGTCCGGCGAGGATCGGGTTCGGTACGGTCATCTCGGCGGGTACGGTGTACCGATCCGATTGCCCCGAGGGCGGAAAACTGCTGAGCGGCGTCAACACCGAGGCTGAAAAGGCCTTTCATCCGGGTTTTTACGGGGACGTTCAAAGAAGGGTGTCCAATAATGTCTGCTACCTGGCGAACCTGCTGGCGCTGAAACAGTGGTACGCCGTTGTCCGCCGGCCCTTTTTCCATTCCATGGAACTGGGGGATGAGCTGTTCAAAGGGGCGCTGGAGACACTTGATGCGGCAATATCGGAACGGATCAAGCGATTCGAGGCCCTTGCGGAGAAGATGGAACGATCCATCGCGATCGCGGAAAAGATAGGGACCGGCCGGAAGATGAACAATCTTGTGACACAGAAACGTGAACTGCTGGAAG
This Deltaproteobacteria bacterium DNA region includes the following protein-coding sequences:
- a CDS encoding PAS domain S-box protein: MQIGWERTFEALPDLVALIDGSHRILRVNSALAERLGTSPDECIGQNCYRLLHGMDEIPAFCPHLRLLADGAVHSTQVHEERLGGDFIITASPFFDERGALAGCVHVARDITEQKNIEDSMRRREEQLRNIVEHSTNVFFSHTPDHVLTYMSPRVRDVLGYEPEEAMIRWTELSSDNPLNREGFELTQRAIDTGERQTPYRLELIRKDGRKVWVEVNESPIVRDGKTVEVVGSLTDITGRQHAQNALRESEERFRTIFDSVNDAITIHDLATGAVLYFNKRVLELTGYGHEEAHHLNVAALSSGIHPYTPEEAIKWLKKAADGKPHLVEWQVRDKGGRPFWVEVNMRRALIQGQDCLIIAARDITDRKGIEDALKDNERRLRLITNNMLDLITVVDVNGDIEFMSPSHRQVLGYGPEELIKEWGVDLIHPDDRDMLTQSIRDTIARGKPGVAQFRVRHADGHHVWLETVGNLILDEDGNQVGLIFSSRDITEWKRGEQALRNGEEKYREILDNIDDGYYEVDLAGNFTFFNDVLPRFMGHSRDELMGSTFRMAMDEENAAKVFQIFHEVYRTGVPRRLAQWESTKKDGSKVYVESSVFLVRDAEGRPAGFRGVVRDITERKQFQDRLHAMAITDQLTELHNRRGFISLAGQQLKAAVRMKQKLLLAFIDLDGMKRINDVWGHEEGDRALVNAAKVLRQTFRGSDIIARIGGDEFAVLALDVTEQMPEIFMGRLQARLDDHNSGEDRGYLLSLSVGNTFFDPENPRTLDELMSDADRLMYEEKRRKSG
- a CDS encoding TIGR01212 family radical SAM protein (This family includes YhcC from E. coli K-12, an uncharacterized radical SAM protein.), with product MNTFGCRVHKLQIDAGFTCPNRDGTLAVGGCFYCDGRGSRLRREGPLPSVTEQIRSTRELFQRMRGANKFIAYFQTFTNTYGPREKLKALYDEALAQEDIVGLAVGTRPDCVPEEVLELFEGYAGKYHVWLEYGLQSAHDRTLRSINRGHDVQTFTDAVTRTAGRNILICCHVIVGLPGESREDILETARFVASLPVDGIKIHSFLALDGTRAGELYRQGKIEMMTKDEYVETVCDMLELLPPRMVVQRLTADGYRDIYLAPDWGRNKLDVLNAIEKELERRDTWQGVKFQKNGS
- the mnmG gene encoding tRNA uridine-5-carboxymethylaminomethyl(34) synthesis enzyme MnmG; this encodes MSFPAVFDVIVVGAGHAGCEAALAAARMGCTTLLFNINLDSIALMSCNPAIGGLAKAQLVKEIDALGGEMARIADRTACHFRLLNSSKGPAVQSSRVQCDKQLYRLAMKEVVEKQQNLYVRQALVDELVVEGGEVRGVLDNTGFFYGGATVVVTAGTFLNGLVHVGTSRQPAGRAGEIASISLAENLKKLGFEMGRMKTGTPPRLKASSIDFSVLERQDSDPDPQPFSYFTNTLREERLPSFFGATTADTHRIIRDNIMLSPLYSGVIKGVSARYCPSLEDKVMRFSDKQSHPVVLEFEGLETEEVYSKGLGNSLPLELQEKLVHSVRGLEEAEIMRSAYAIEYDYVQPTQLKQTLETKLVRGLYLAGQTNGTSGYEEAAAQGMWAGINAALAVQKRPPFILDRSEAYMGVLVDDLITRGVDEPYRMFTSRAEYRLILREDNAVFRLMGKGHELGLISDDACREIEEKTRLIEAGIASLSSRKLYPLAETNTRLEAIGTTPIRNPITLYQLLRRPGLSYDDLSGFEGWKELSDPVVKKQIEITAKYEGYIKRQQEAVEKFRSLEEKKLPTGIDYAAVPSLSSELKRKLSAVTPASVGQAQRIPGMTQAALAAVLIHAKKMEQER
- a CDS encoding UDP-N-acetylglucosamine pyrophosphorylase, with the protein product MANDEHLSGTVVQLMEKGVRIPNPLGVEIGDDIDPARISGRGVVLHNGTGLRGEKTLIGPGSVLGAEAPVTVVNCRLGPGVELKGGYFKGSVFLEKANMGCGAQVREGSILEEEANGAHTVGLKQTILFPFVTLGSLVNFCDCLMAGGTSRTDHSEVGSSYIHFNYTPNQDKATASLIGDVPHGVMLNQPPIFLGGQGGLVGPARIGFGTVISAGTVYRSDCPEGGKLLSGVNTEAEKAFHPGFYGDVQRRVSNNVCYLANLLALKQWYAVVRRPFFHSMELGDELFKGALETLDAAISERIKRFEALAEKMERSIAIAEKIGTGRKMNNLVTQKRELLEGWPRIKQCFIDAGDDAGSEVPESFRALIDGEAEKKGDYITVIRSLDDPSSSAGTVWLQSIVDGISAKALGVIPSFSS